The Methylomusa anaerophila genome has a segment encoding these proteins:
- a CDS encoding NAD(P)/FAD-dependent oxidoreductase, translating to MLRVTNFRIPLTDDTPIDKLAAKRLKLPLAAIESVTIVRRALDARRKNNINFVYSLEVTVKMPEGQVLSRLSGDKDVVKAVPAASGAIETGTRPLTCQPVVIGAGPAGLLAAYILARHGYKPLLLERGRDVDRRTQDITAFWRTGRLDETSNVQFGEGGAGTFSDGKLTTRVSDPKLGQLLDLLVDWGAPPEIKYLHKPHIGTDKLRTIVKNIRTRIREMGGKVEFEARLTDVAIADGRLTGITVNDNRRIPCDVLFLGIGHSARDTYAMLYRRKVAMEAKPFAIGVRIEHPQELIDQAQYGPAAGHPKLGAADYALVYQDRSSGRAAYSFCMCPGGMVVAAASETGGVVTNGMSLYRRDTGIANSALVVNVTPADFGTDILSGIEFQRHYERLAFAAGGGGYAAPVQTVGDFLAGKSGGTNYLVHPSYRPGTTAVNLHRCLPACVTGTLAGALPDFGRKIQGFAHPGAVLTGVETRTSAPVRILRGQDFISQNTQGLYPIGEGAGYAGGIMSAALDGMNAAIAFIKAYKPL from the coding sequence GTGCTCAGAGTAACCAACTTCCGCATACCGCTGACTGACGACACACCCATCGACAAATTGGCCGCCAAACGGCTGAAACTTCCCCTGGCGGCCATCGAATCCGTAACTATTGTCCGGCGGGCACTTGACGCCCGCCGAAAAAATAATATCAACTTTGTCTACTCGCTGGAAGTGACGGTAAAGATGCCTGAAGGCCAGGTTCTCTCCCGCCTGTCCGGCGATAAGGACGTGGTTAAAGCCGTACCGGCGGCGTCCGGGGCCATTGAGACCGGGACCAGACCGCTAACCTGCCAGCCGGTAGTCATCGGGGCAGGACCGGCCGGGCTCTTGGCCGCCTATATCCTGGCTCGCCACGGCTATAAACCCTTGCTGTTGGAGCGGGGGCGGGACGTGGACCGACGGACTCAGGACATTACAGCCTTTTGGCGTACCGGCCGGCTTGACGAGACATCCAATGTCCAGTTCGGCGAAGGGGGAGCCGGAACATTTTCCGACGGCAAATTGACAACCAGAGTAAGTGATCCCAAGCTGGGGCAACTGCTTGATCTTCTGGTTGACTGGGGGGCGCCGCCGGAAATCAAATACCTGCATAAACCCCATATTGGTACAGATAAATTAAGAACTATCGTTAAAAATATACGGACCCGGATCAGGGAAATGGGCGGCAAAGTGGAATTTGAAGCCCGGCTTACTGATGTGGCGATAGCTGACGGCCGGCTTACCGGCATTACGGTGAACGACAACAGGCGCATTCCCTGTGATGTGTTATTTCTCGGCATCGGGCACAGTGCCCGTGATACCTACGCCATGCTCTACCGGCGGAAAGTGGCCATGGAAGCAAAGCCTTTCGCCATTGGCGTGCGCATTGAACATCCCCAGGAGCTTATTGATCAGGCCCAGTACGGCCCGGCTGCCGGGCATCCCAAACTGGGGGCCGCCGATTACGCGCTGGTCTATCAGGACCGGTCTTCCGGCCGGGCTGCCTACTCTTTCTGCATGTGTCCGGGAGGAATGGTGGTTGCCGCGGCGTCGGAAACAGGCGGTGTGGTTACCAACGGCATGAGCCTGTACAGACGGGACACCGGTATCGCTAACAGCGCCTTGGTGGTCAACGTCACGCCGGCTGACTTTGGGACGGATATATTAAGCGGTATTGAGTTCCAGCGCCATTATGAACGGCTGGCCTTCGCCGCCGGTGGCGGCGGCTATGCCGCGCCGGTGCAAACGGTAGGTGATTTCCTTGCCGGTAAGTCAGGCGGAACCAACTATCTGGTGCATCCCAGTTACCGGCCGGGAACAACCGCCGTGAACTTACACCGGTGTCTCCCGGCCTGCGTTACCGGCACCTTAGCCGGGGCATTACCCGACTTTGGCCGCAAAATACAAGGCTTCGCCCACCCGGGCGCGGTCCTGACGGGAGTAGAAACCCGGACATCGGCGCCCGTCCGGATCCTTAGAGGCCAAGACTTTATTTCCCAAAATACGCAGGGCCTTTACCCCATTGGCGAAGGGGCAGGCTACGCCGGCGGGATTATGAGCGCCGCCCTTGACGGCATGAATGCCGCTATCGCTTTTATCAAAGCATACAAACCCCTTTAA
- the glmM gene encoding phosphoglucosamine mutase: MGRLFGTDGVRGVANAELTPELAFHLGWAAAYYFSKEFSENHPPVFYIGRDTRVSGQMLEAALAAGICSAGGQAVLLGVVPTPAVAYLTREHGAQAGVVISASHNPYADNGIKFFAGTGYKLPDAVEGELEDLVMVDKDAMQRPTGTRVGFISQRHDMLGEYIDYVLSTIDIDIDFRKLKVVVDCANGAAFEAAPAAFKRLGANVIVLNNRPTGVNINENCGSTHLEQLQAAVLEHKADLGLAHDGDADRCLAVDENGHVVDGDQIMLICALELMQQKKLVNDTLVVTVMSNLGLHQAIKRAGGKVEITPVGDRYVLEAMLEKGLVLGGEQSGHIIFTEHSTTGDGLLTALQLAAALRKSDKVMSELANVMTRFPQLLVNVRVAAKEGWQGNAAIQAAIKAGEAELGENGRILVRPSGTEPLIRVMAEGPSQADLDRIVHKIAAVIKEQQG, encoded by the coding sequence ATGGGCAGATTATTTGGCACAGATGGCGTACGCGGCGTTGCCAACGCCGAACTGACCCCGGAATTAGCCTTTCATCTAGGCTGGGCGGCGGCTTATTACTTTAGCAAGGAATTCTCCGAAAATCATCCCCCCGTGTTTTATATCGGCCGGGATACCCGGGTTTCCGGTCAAATGCTGGAAGCGGCATTAGCCGCCGGCATTTGTTCGGCCGGCGGGCAAGCTGTTCTTTTAGGCGTTGTGCCAACCCCGGCGGTGGCTTATCTTACCCGTGAGCACGGCGCCCAAGCCGGGGTAGTTATTTCTGCTTCCCACAATCCTTACGCCGATAACGGCATCAAGTTTTTTGCCGGCACCGGCTATAAGTTGCCGGACGCGGTTGAAGGCGAACTGGAAGACCTGGTAATGGTAGATAAGGACGCTATGCAGCGTCCCACAGGCACCCGGGTGGGCTTTATCAGCCAGCGCCATGATATGCTGGGTGAATACATAGATTATGTATTATCCACTATTGATATTGATATCGATTTCCGTAAGCTCAAGGTTGTTGTGGACTGCGCCAACGGGGCGGCTTTCGAAGCGGCTCCCGCCGCTTTCAAACGGCTGGGGGCAAACGTCATTGTGCTTAATAACCGGCCCACTGGGGTCAACATTAATGAAAATTGCGGCTCCACTCACCTTGAGCAGCTGCAGGCTGCCGTCCTGGAGCACAAGGCCGACTTAGGACTGGCCCACGACGGTGACGCCGACCGTTGTCTCGCTGTTGACGAAAATGGGCATGTGGTGGACGGCGATCAGATTATGCTGATTTGCGCCCTTGAACTCATGCAGCAGAAAAAACTGGTCAATGATACTCTCGTCGTCACTGTTATGAGCAACCTGGGGCTGCACCAGGCTATCAAACGGGCCGGCGGCAAAGTAGAGATAACTCCCGTCGGCGACCGTTATGTGCTGGAAGCCATGCTGGAAAAAGGCCTGGTTCTAGGCGGCGAGCAGTCAGGGCACATTATTTTTACTGAGCATAGTACTACCGGCGATGGTCTGCTGACCGCCCTCCAACTTGCGGCGGCGTTGAGGAAAAGCGACAAGGTTATGTCTGAACTGGCAAATGTTATGACCCGGTTTCCGCAACTGCTGGTCAACGTGCGGGTGGCTGCCAAAGAGGGCTGGCAGGGCAACGCCGCCATCCAGGCAGCCATCAAAGCCGGTGAAGCTGAACTGGGTGAAAACGGCCGCATTCTGGTGCGTCCTTCCGGTACCGAACCGCTGATTCGCGTAATGGCGGAAGGCCCGTCTCAGGCCGACCTTGACCGGATTGTTCATAAAATCGCCGCCGTCATCAAAGAGCAGCAAGGCTAA
- the glmS gene encoding glutamine--fructose-6-phosphate transaminase (isomerizing), whose product MCGIVGYIGANQAASFLLEGLSKLEYRGYDSAGIAVFDGEKINVAKSVGRLNALQKKVELEPLQGHIGIGHTRWATHGRPSDANAHPHTDCTGKFVVVHNGIVENYLHLKEKLAAKGHKFTSETDTEVVAHLVEEYYNGDFEATVQKVLSTIEGSYALVFLSERDPDKIICSKQDNPLVIGLGDGENYIASDIPAIISRTRKTYILSDGEMAVVTKDSVQVLNYRRSVPVAKKIFEVNWDAEAAERGGYEHFMIKEIYEQPKAIRETMTGRLAKDDSGVIFDELNWTKEYVASIRKVAIVACGTAYHAGMVGKYLIEKLTRIPVEVDVASEFRYRSPLVDEHTLTVIISQSGETLDTLAGLKEAKKQGSRVLAVTNVVGSSIAREADHVIYTWAGPEIAVASTKAYTTQLIVMALLSVYMGGLKGTIPPETSKELCHGLKNLPAQAHELLEDVEAIKTFAEQYGFNEDVFFIGRSLDYAVALEGSLKLKEISYIHAEAYSAGELKHGTLALIIEGIPVIALATQLDVYEKMLSNIKEVKARDAVVIGIGFKGDTEIDKYVDHTIFIPATNKYLTPILSVIPLQLLAYYAAVTRGCDVDKPRNLAKSVTVE is encoded by the coding sequence ATGTGTGGCATTGTGGGCTATATTGGTGCTAACCAGGCTGCTTCCTTCCTGCTGGAAGGTCTGAGCAAGCTGGAATACCGGGGCTATGATTCCGCCGGTATTGCCGTCTTCGACGGCGAAAAAATTAATGTGGCGAAAAGCGTGGGACGTCTCAATGCTCTTCAGAAGAAGGTAGAACTTGAGCCGCTTCAGGGTCACATCGGTATCGGTCACACCCGCTGGGCCACTCACGGCCGTCCGTCCGACGCCAACGCCCATCCCCATACCGACTGCACCGGCAAGTTCGTTGTCGTGCATAACGGCATTGTGGAAAATTACCTGCATCTTAAGGAAAAGCTGGCGGCCAAAGGTCACAAATTCACATCGGAAACAGACACCGAAGTGGTGGCTCACCTGGTGGAAGAATACTACAACGGCGACTTTGAAGCCACCGTCCAAAAAGTCCTGTCCACCATCGAAGGCTCCTACGCCCTGGTTTTCTTAAGTGAACGCGACCCGGACAAAATTATTTGCAGCAAGCAGGATAACCCGCTGGTTATCGGCCTGGGAGACGGGGAGAACTATATCGCTTCCGACATTCCCGCCATCATCAGCCGCACCCGCAAGACCTATATCCTCAGCGACGGTGAGATGGCGGTTGTCACGAAAGATTCCGTGCAGGTGCTGAACTACCGCCGCAGCGTGCCTGTCGCCAAGAAAATTTTCGAGGTGAATTGGGATGCCGAAGCAGCCGAAAGAGGCGGCTACGAGCATTTCATGATCAAAGAGATCTACGAGCAGCCCAAGGCCATCCGGGAGACCATGACCGGGCGGCTTGCCAAGGACGACAGCGGCGTAATCTTCGACGAACTCAACTGGACCAAGGAATATGTGGCTTCCATCCGCAAGGTTGCCATCGTCGCCTGCGGTACCGCCTACCACGCCGGCATGGTGGGCAAATATCTCATCGAGAAACTGACCCGTATCCCGGTGGAAGTGGACGTAGCTTCCGAATTTCGCTACCGTTCCCCTCTCGTCGATGAGCATACCCTCACCGTCATCATCAGCCAGTCGGGCGAGACCCTGGACACCTTGGCCGGGCTCAAGGAAGCCAAAAAACAAGGCTCCCGCGTCCTGGCAGTGACCAACGTTGTCGGCTCCTCCATCGCCCGCGAAGCCGACCACGTCATCTACACCTGGGCCGGTCCCGAAATCGCCGTCGCTTCTACCAAGGCCTATACCACCCAACTGATAGTCATGGCCCTCCTGTCCGTCTATATGGGAGGATTGAAAGGGACTATCCCCCCGGAAACCAGCAAGGAACTTTGCCATGGCCTCAAGAACCTGCCTGCCCAGGCCCACGAACTGCTGGAAGACGTGGAGGCCATCAAGACCTTCGCTGAACAATACGGCTTCAACGAAGACGTCTTCTTCATCGGCCGCTCCCTGGACTACGCCGTAGCCCTGGAAGGCTCGCTGAAGCTGAAGGAGATCTCCTATATCCACGCCGAGGCCTACTCAGCCGGTGAGCTGAAGCACGGCACATTAGCCCTGATCATCGAAGGCATACCCGTTATTGCGCTGGCTACCCAGCTGGATGTGTACGAGAAGATGCTGAGCAATATTAAGGAAGTAAAGGCGCGGGATGCTGTGGTTATCGGTATCGGGTTCAAGGGTGACACCGAGATTGACAAGTATGTGGATCATACCATTTTCATTCCGGCTACCAATAAGTATCTGACGCCGATTCTGTCGGTTATTCCCCTCCAATTGCTGGCTTATTATGCGGCAGTGACCAGGGGTTGTGACGTGGATAAGCCGAGGAATTTGGCGAAGAGTGTGACTGTGGAGTAA
- the tnpB gene encoding IS66 family insertion sequence element accessory protein TnpB (TnpB, as the term is used for proteins encoded by IS66 family insertion elements, is considered an accessory protein, since TnpC, encoded by a neighboring gene, is a DDE family transposase.), with amino-acid sequence MFLFCDRRRDRLKALYWEGDGFVLLYKRLESVMFQWPNDTVSPQLILNAQ; translated from the coding sequence CTGTTTTTATTCTGCGACCGACGGCGTGATCGATTGAAGGCACTTTACTGGGAAGGTGATGGCTTTGTTCTTCTTTATAAACGACTGGAAAGCGTAATGTTCCAGTGGCCCAATGACACGGTTTCTCCCCAGCTAATCTTAAACGCTCAATAG
- a CDS encoding helix-turn-helix domain-containing protein, which produces MLNEEIRISKQQLTRLVDNLLLQGIAKREFDNLDRRIIKISLTEAGLVLLANIEKEAREGLAARLEAFDDKKMVELNDAVDRLSHLLRELS; this is translated from the coding sequence GTGCTTAACGAAGAAATACGGATATCAAAGCAACAACTGACCCGCCTTGTCGACAATCTGCTTTTGCAAGGAATTGCCAAAAGAGAATTTGATAACCTGGATCGGCGGATAATTAAAATAAGCCTTACCGAGGCGGGGCTAGTCCTGCTTGCGAACATAGAAAAAGAAGCCCGCGAAGGGCTGGCTGCTAGACTGGAAGCATTCGATGACAAAAAAATGGTAGAGTTAAATGATGCTGTGGACAGGCTATCTCATCTACTTCGAGAGCTGTCTTAG
- a CDS encoding mechanosensitive ion channel family protein codes for MLEFFTEIGNRIINGSFETHLVVYFICLALGIIILRLVFSKLLKIIARLTNISYFLLQQTFRGIPTLLGILIGLYAAMEILTIPPRPLLFLQRLFHSLVILSLTLMVAHLCSGYLKYKLGKTSENFASTSILITTIDLTVYAIGILVLLESFGVSISPLITALGVGGLATALALQDTLANLISGINILVSKQIKMGDFVKLSTGEEGHVVDMNWRNTTIKSPSENMVVVPNQKIASSIITNYAQPFAECSVAILIGVSYESDMDYVEKVTVAVAKEILQETAGGVKSFEPLVRYFSFAESSINFNVILRVKNVTDQHLIRHEFMKRLHARYQQEGIIIPFPPERSIRSK; via the coding sequence ATGCTTGAATTTTTCACTGAAATAGGAAACAGAATCATAAACGGCAGCTTCGAAACGCATTTGGTGGTTTACTTCATTTGTTTAGCGTTAGGCATCATCATACTGCGGTTGGTATTTTCCAAACTGCTCAAAATAATCGCAAGATTAACCAATATCTCTTATTTCCTGCTGCAGCAAACATTTAGGGGAATACCTACGCTGTTGGGCATTCTCATTGGCCTATACGCTGCAATGGAAATCCTGACAATTCCGCCGCGGCCGCTACTATTTCTCCAAAGGTTGTTCCACTCTCTTGTCATTCTGTCCCTGACCCTCATGGTCGCGCATCTGTGCTCCGGTTATCTTAAGTATAAGCTCGGAAAAACATCCGAAAACTTCGCTTCCACTTCGATCTTAATCACAACAATCGACCTGACCGTTTACGCTATTGGCATATTGGTTTTGCTTGAATCTTTCGGAGTTTCGATCTCTCCGTTGATCACAGCTTTGGGCGTTGGCGGCTTGGCTACCGCTTTGGCGCTGCAGGACACTTTGGCGAATTTAATTTCCGGCATTAATATTTTGGTGTCCAAACAAATCAAGATGGGTGACTTCGTTAAACTGTCAACCGGCGAAGAAGGTCATGTAGTGGATATGAACTGGCGTAATACCACAATAAAGTCTCCCTCTGAGAATATGGTGGTCGTACCCAACCAAAAAATTGCTTCATCTATAATCACCAATTATGCACAACCGTTTGCCGAATGTTCCGTCGCCATTCTCATAGGAGTAAGTTATGAAAGTGATATGGATTATGTGGAAAAAGTTACCGTCGCGGTCGCCAAAGAAATTCTTCAAGAAACCGCGGGAGGTGTTAAAAGTTTTGAGCCGTTGGTCCGGTACTTTAGTTTCGCCGAGTCCAGCATTAACTTCAATGTTATCCTGCGAGTAAAGAACGTAACAGACCAGCACCTGATCCGCCATGAATTCATGAAGAGACTTCATGCCCGTTACCAACAGGAAGGAATAATAATTCCGTTCCCGCCAGAACGGTCAATTCGGAGCAAGTAA
- a CDS encoding type II toxin-antitoxin system Phd/YefM family antitoxin: MSVMNATTARNNFFKVLEEVIATHEPICITGKTGNVVMISEEDWTAIQETLYLINIPGMKEKIIKGLNTPLDECVEDN; this comes from the coding sequence ATGTCAGTAATGAATGCCACAACGGCAAGAAATAATTTTTTTAAGGTCTTGGAAGAGGTTATTGCAACTCATGAGCCTATTTGCATAACTGGGAAAACCGGCAACGTAGTAATGATATCTGAAGAAGACTGGACAGCTATTCAGGAAACCTTATATTTAATTAATATACCGGGGATGAAAGAAAAAATAATTAAAGGTCTTAATACTCCGCTGGATGAATGTGTAGAGGATAACTAA
- a CDS encoding Txe/YoeB family addiction module toxin, giving the protein MDEPWKILYTKDALKDKRKAYKAGFQDKIERLLSLLKENPYTPPYEKLVGNFSGAYSRRINIQHRLVYSVHETEKVVKIISMWHHYE; this is encoded by the coding sequence ATGGATGAGCCGTGGAAAATTCTCTATACCAAAGATGCTTTAAAAGATAAGAGAAAGGCTTATAAGGCCGGTTTCCAGGATAAGATAGAACGTCTCTTGTCTCTACTTAAAGAAAACCCTTATACTCCACCGTATGAAAAACTTGTCGGTAATTTTTCTGGTGCATATTCGAGACGTATTAACATTCAACACCGTCTTGTATATTCAGTACATGAAACTGAAAAAGTTGTAAAAATAATTAGTATGTGGCACCATTATGAATAA
- a CDS encoding cupin domain-containing protein, whose product MSHRTVPRLIVSITLFAFDKGEEISTHESHGDALVYILDGSASITIGGKAYALEAGQSVVMPAGIPHAVEAAAQFKMLLVVVFSL is encoded by the coding sequence ATGAGTCACCGAACCGTCCCTCGACTCATTGTAAGCATAACACTATTCGCGTTTGACAAGGGTGAAGAAATCAGCACGCACGAATCTCACGGCGATGCGTTGGTGTATATTTTGGATGGCAGCGCATCCATTACCATCGGTGGTAAAGCATATGCCCTGGAAGCTGGGCAGAGCGTTGTTATGCCTGCCGGCATACCGCACGCGGTTGAGGCAGCGGCGCAGTTTAAAATGCTGCTCGTAGTGGTATTCTCACTATAA
- a CDS encoding helix-turn-helix domain-containing protein, with the protein MKTAFKVGVIRRNKQIKQADLAAKVGISREHLSAVENNRETPSFSLLEKIATVLGVNVTELLDDQSTKLPQL; encoded by the coding sequence GTGAAAACAGCATTTAAAGTTGGGGTTATACGGCGAAACAAACAAATAAAACAGGCGGACTTAGCCGCCAAAGTAGGAATTTCACGGGAACATTTATCCGCTGTTGAAAATAACCGTGAAACACCCTCCTTTAGTCTTCTGGAGAAAATCGCCACAGTTCTGGGAGTCAACGTAACTGAACTTCTAGATGATCAATCTACTAAGCTACCTCAGTTGTAA
- a CDS encoding helix-turn-helix domain-containing protein, protein MNIGGRIREIRKQSGLKINQLAETVGIDRVYLSDIERGKSTPSLKTLEAICTALNISLSDFFAEQGQELDPEIRRLVDTVKKLTPEQREYLQKLLETISNN, encoded by the coding sequence TTGAATATTGGTGGACGCATTAGAGAAATAAGAAAACAGTCTGGCCTGAAAATAAACCAATTAGCAGAAACAGTTGGTATTGACCGAGTGTATTTGAGTGATATAGAGCGGGGGAAAAGTACACCATCATTAAAAACTTTGGAAGCCATTTGTACGGCGTTAAATATTTCCCTTTCCGATTTCTTTGCTGAGCAAGGTCAGGAGCTAGACCCGGAAATTCGCCGACTTGTGGATACCGTTAAGAAACTAACGCCTGAGCAAAGAGAGTATCTTCAAAAATTGTTAGAAACAATAAGCAATAATTGA
- a CDS encoding Arc family DNA-binding protein codes for MPSTLPPFSLRIPEKLLNKIRFIAEQNKRSTNKEIEFIIEQYVAEYERKCGQIKIDE; via the coding sequence ATGCCTTCAACTCTTCCACCTTTCTCACTTCGAATTCCCGAAAAGTTGCTGAATAAAATACGTTTTATCGCGGAACAAAACAAACGGTCAACCAACAAGGAAATCGAGTTTATTATTGAACAGTATGTAGCTGAGTACGAAAGAAAATGTGGCCAAATTAAAATTGATGAATGA